Within Dictyostelium discoideum AX4 chromosome 4 chromosome, whole genome shotgun sequence, the genomic segment tTTTGATTGCTTTTTATCATCAGAAGAGGATGATGtcgatgttgatgatgttgatgatgatgtaacAGGTGAATTTATCGGAGTTTGTTCaacaattattgaaaatattgcaTGTGATCTACTTGAATGACTATTCATTAAAGTTGAACCAGTAGTTCTAGATTGTGAACCTCTAATTAATGCCTCCTCCATTTGTTGTCTTGATCTAACGATTTGTTCAACTAATCCTGGTATATAAACTTCACCATTTGATTTCTCACGAATTGGTAAACCACCTGCTGTTGGATAAGGATTTAACATATCTCTAATCTCTTCATTATATAACTCTAAAAATGATACTTTTAATACTAATTGATGCGTATCCTTTTTTCTATCTATCTTATCatatataaaatcaataaccCTGGGAATTACTCCCAACTCTTCTGTTGGTATACCAATTGTACTTGTTGTACCCATTGTAAATGTTttacctattttttttaaaaaaatatatatatttattaatattattattattattattattattattattattattattattattattattattattattattgttattgttattactactctataattaaattaaattatttacctGAACCTGTTTGACCATATGCTAAAATGGTTGAGTTATAACCTTCAAAAAGGCAATCAACTAAATTTGCAACACAATCATCAAAAATCTCTTGTTGTCTTGATTTACCATTGAAAACATAATCAAAAGTGAatgtttgattattatcaccCATAATAACTTGTGGTTCTCCATCAACATATTTTACAACTTCCATTGACCTTTCTGCTTCTTCTTTCTTTGATAAGGGTCTAACTCTTAATGCAACCCTTAcacaattattatcatcggtatttaatattggtgatgacattttttatttttattttttattattaaatagttgatttgttttttattgatatatatatattctctctctctctctctgtgtgtgtgtgttttttttttttattattactatttgatgatattatttatatatttttatttatataaattcgtttttttatttattttattttattttattttatgtaGTGCAcaatttgtatttatttaaaaaaaaaaatatttttttttttttattattaatactgtcttctttattttgattgattGTATGTGTTactgttatttttttaattttataatgtcatctttattgttatttttttaaaaaattataatttattattattatttttatatcttttttttttttttgaagtgTAACACTATtgaagtaaaaaaaaaacaaaaaaaattttgaaatatagATAGAATGTATGTGTGTGAAAGGGGGTGAGTGTGTGTTTTATATAACTatccttttttaattataaatccaaaaaaaaaaaaaaaaaattaaaaaaacaaaaaaaaaaaaaaaaattaaaattaaaaatgcaaTGCGCAGAGAATTGTGtgaatataattaatttagtaatattaaaaaaaaaaataaaataaaaaagcaaaaaaaaaacaaaaaatggTTATGATTACACAAAAACGtttgattttttgtttttttttttttttttttttttttttttgtgaaaaatGATTAACGATATGATATTTTTGaaaccaaaataaatataaaaaaaaaaaaaaaaaaaaaaaatggaaaaaaaaatcaaaattatcatgggataaaaaaactttttttttggttcagaaatattgaaaaaaatcaaataaaaaaaaaaacaaaaaaatatgacAAAcctagataataataatttaaatgaagaaattaaaaataaattagagaaacaacaaaatcaaaaagaacaaaaattaattatagttATAATGGGAGTGAGTGGTAGTGGCAAAACTACAATTGGTAATGCTATTGCATCATCATTAGGTTGTGGTTTTAATGATGCAGATGAATTTCATAGTGAAGAGAACAAAGAAAAGATGAGATCAGGTATACctttaaatgatgatgatagaaAACCATGgttatcatcaattaataaaagaatgattgaatttttaaataatgaaaatgatggaGCTAATGATCATGTTTTTACATGTTCAGCTTTGAAATCAACATATAGAGATcaaatatcaaataatattaataaagataatctATTATTCATACTTTTACAAGGAagtaaacaattattatctGAACGTTTACAAAATAGAAAAAACCACTTTTTCAATCCAAATTTATTAGATAGtcaattatcaatattagaATTACCAACCCAATCAGAATTATCAAATCATCATTATGCATTCATTGATATTTCAAATTCTGTTGATGAAATTGTTgaagaaatttttaattatttaaaataaacttgtataaaaaaaaataaaaataaaaaaaaataaaaataaaaaattaattttatttatctatttattatttatttatttatttatttatttatttatttatttatttatttatttatttatttatttatttatttatttatttatttatttatttatttatttatttatattaattaaaataaatttgttaaggaaaaaaaattaaaaaaaaaaaatgaaatttaaaaaatccagGTTTAAATgttggaaaaaaaatgaaacaagataaaagaaaataaaattattaaatcatataaatatttttttactttatataaatataaaaccaattgttaatttattacaatgtgttgattcttttcttttttttatttttaaaatttaattttgttttttttttttttgttataaaTTTACCAGGtgcaaaattaatttttaaatacctttttttttaaattttttattttatttttaatttttttctttttttatttttatcttcttGCAGTGAATGCCatgtcatcatcatcatcatcaaaattcATTTCTTCTAAAGCATCTTGATCGAAATTactaaaatcaatatttgcataatcattattcattaatgaaaagaaatcatcatcagtaattaaatcattatcttttttacctcctccaccaccacctgcTAAAATTGCAGAACCAATATGGTTCTTTTTTGAAGCACCATCATTATaaatactactattattatccttgttattactatttatattattttcagaaAAATCGAaatcatcaaaattattattatcatttgcaGAAGTAAAATCACccatttcaatttcttcaataTCAAATTCATTGAAAACTTCATCTTTTAAACCACTATATAAACCTGTTTTACCATCTGTAATCTTTGTTcctttaaatgatttaacagTTTCCTTTACCATATCCTTTTGACTTACTGAATTTATTACACTCTTAAATACTGTACCCATTTCAACTCTATG encodes:
- a CDS encoding gluconate kinase, with amino-acid sequence MTNLDNNNLNEEIKNKLEKQQNQKEQKLIIVIMGVSGSGKTTIGNAIASSLGCGFNDADEFHSEENKEKMRSGIPLNDDDRKPWLSSINKRMIEFLNNENDGANDHVFTCSALKSTYRDQISNNINKDNLLFILLQGSKQLLSERLQNRKNHFFNPNLLDSQLSILELPTQSELSNHHYAFIDISNSVDEIVEEIFNYLK